A stretch of Oncorhynchus mykiss isolate Arlee chromosome 14, USDA_OmykA_1.1, whole genome shotgun sequence DNA encodes these proteins:
- the lsm11 gene encoding U7 snRNA-associated Sm-like protein LSm11, producing MEERERRGDKQQKCPESEKKERESTSACASDATEHTAEEEDDIAAKLDVTSDKFDPLLALYSTTVPLPYPNVKCFNNIAEYESFLKGGRGRAKPENVEKKQRKARKGVADPERIEKLKRLMVNNPIVGEDGEEGTSGTARRCRIQKAAKNVLTRMSLHTGSPLGEMHRCVQERIRVKVHIRTFKGLRGVCSGFIVAFDKFWNMAMVDVDETYREPLLGEALYHEKALTVTRLFDKLKLQESAALREYEEKKKQIDKKKVEPFHPPPETQTRDRRRGDPNRGDPRRRGDPRAVDPRLARATVGPPVGDDPGALGVTGKTQGSNVKGQESGTEGPKRRGSQNKEVSQPYGRVHTRHVNQLFIRGENVLLVNLQPL from the exons atggaggagagggaaagaagaggagataaacaacaaaaatgtccagaatcagaaaagaaagagagagaatcaaCAAGTGCATGTGCTTCAGATGCAACCGAACATACGGCAGAAGAAGAAGATGATATCGCGGCAAAGTTGGACGTCACCTCCGATAAATTTGATCCACTCCTGGCGCTATACTCGACTACAGTGCCTCTTCCATACCCAAACGTGAAATGCTTCAACAACATAGCCGAGTATGAGAGCTTTCTAAAGGGGGGACGGGGCCGCGCCAAGCCGGAGAACGTGGAGAAAAAACAGAGGAAAGCCAGGAAAGGTGTAGCAGATCCGGAGAGGATAGAGAAACTGAAGAGGTTGATGGTGAACAACCCGatagtgggagaagatggagaggaggggaccaGCGGCACTGCCCGCCGTTGTAGAATACAGAAGGCTGCCAAGAATGTCCTGACCAGGATGTCTC TCCATACAGGAAGTCCTCTGGGGGAGATGCACCGCTGCGTGCAGGAGAGGATCAGAGTGAAAGTTCACATCAGAACCTTCAAGGGGCTCCGTGGAGTGTGTTCTGGCTTCATAGTGGCCTTCGACAAGTTCTGGAACATG gcGATGGTAGATGTAGATGAGACCTACAGGGAACCTCTGCTGGGTGAAGCTCTCTACCACGAGAAGGCCCTCACTGTCACACGG CTCTTTGACAAGCTGAAACTCCAGGAGAGTGCGGCGCTGAGAGAATATgaggagaagaagaagcagaTAGACAAGAAGAAAGTTGAACCCTTCCATCCCCCGCCTGAGACCCAAACCAGAGACCGCAGACGAGGTGACCCCAATAGAGGGGACcccagaaggagaggagaccctAGGGCAGTGGATCCCCGACTTGCAAGGGCCACAGTTGGGCCCCCAGTGGGCGATGACCCCGGAGCCCTAGGGGTCACAGGTAAGACCCAGGGGTCAAATGTTAAAGGTCAGGAGTCAGGGACTGAGGGGCCGAAGAGAAGAGGGTCCCAGAATAAAGAAGTGTCCCAGCCCTACGGGAGGGTTCATACGCGCCACGTCAACCAGCTCTTCATACGGGGAGAGAACGTGCTTCTAGTCAACCTACAACCACTCTGA